In Kryptolebias marmoratus isolate JLee-2015 linkage group LG4, ASM164957v2, whole genome shotgun sequence, the following proteins share a genomic window:
- the prdm2b gene encoding PR domain zinc finger protein 2 isoform X2 → MWEVGEGVKEENERPSDISQELKEVRPVESTARKDAQGVPASVMDRGNWAAEEEEEEDEEEEEEEEEEEEEEEDADGSHDHQTSQQSAVVDKQSGPSLTSDSKSHNSSRANLKFPSLALQEQEVDPNGEPEGNPQEESYPCHHCERHFSSRQGLERHIHIHGVSGQQAQLFKCRYCNKSFGSQVGRRRHERRHESASKKRPNSLAGSVSLLSPVVQTDSSPDCTSPTSHYVAIGSQFTQSSELQRKDLDRPSLLDENGESKELHPCKYCNKAFGTHTNMRRHQRRIHERHLLPKGVRRKGMLLQEASAQQLGESPSTSPPPVYVPSADTEDEADRDDYAVDISKNISENLSFYIDGKIVSTSAVSSCEVIEVDTRSAALFGLDTVIITPNQISQALKAEGRTSAARQISTSEQPAAKRRTSTPPLVTGLKVEADTTPSSSSSSSSNLLVGGLFQQTTDSATLQREKTVYLSPKLKQLLQTQDFQKSTIALLTESHRLATPLTVTSLQGSAGKFKRRTGSPPSSPQLSPSCKTESCKAEVVSTHALKVPKLESHSVPPPESLLDKDDGDILSPSGSATNSQASSGNGGNSCNQQPLDLSNTVSRRSDSVSKAHGDSALDLSLHRKPAVEPESKGNSAPQPLIKKKKPNTSMLEKVLMNEYAGLTLSGDEGPSSLANLSGFHSPSPSPNVASESAHPSPPSLTPVTINPSSPGTCIVTSPTPPPPVLPTIPSPPTLPSSPLSQPSESLPLRPLPVLSPKMSPKSVDNKPLSDLNENFSAEENKDEDEDRISEPVDSTNTPLESLPDQSVTPSPPGPTAVDPPSKEDDASLPAACSSPFNGSLKQDTVAETETSLKTDFAALPSQLEMPSSSRSPPPASLESSPSIVSQFLPEIKIKEEPQHCEDELPLVNHAPQADVDSSPQLAAPENLPVKTSEAEEFDSTYCKTFVCNVCEKPFNSIKELSGHITEHAADWPFKCEFCVQLFSDEAAVLTHRTTLHGVGQIFVCSVCSKEFAFLCNLQQHQKDLHPNETCTHTTVECGKLRPQNYTDPSRAKEESRPSSPTAEKTDESASQGESEEANEETDVNGNHAEDPNEELYTTIKIMASEGGKPKGPDVRLGINQHYPSFKPPPFPYHSRSHTGSVASATNFTTHNIPQTFSTAIRCTKCGNSFDNMPELHKHILACANASDKKRYTPKKNPIPLKQIVKSPNGVASPTAATASQGAFRRMGQPKRLNFGQEAGKTKMSALSKKKNQLVQKAISQRNKAATTAKKAAVKVVGEPASNVCPHCSREFTYTASLTKHMAISCPMKPVAAKRGKKGLAEVKRVDKDTSRKKAPGDDVQTEPEVKPLKKTRGRSSGAADPESSQTSKGKASAAVGRLKRPASFPAPASAGKRPKKGQVQSLPPTPSTAGAPGDAAQRPAMRMQRMGKEPAAKKPAGVKPPQPKKEERLSLRKRGRVGGPVTRSLQMANSAPPAEAKAEEQPVQEPKDSQDLLMK, encoded by the exons ATGTGGGAAGTGGGAGAAG GTGTGAAGGAGGAGAATGAGAGGCCGTCAGACATCTCACAGGAACTCAAGGAAGTCCGTCCCGTGGAAAGCACAGCCCGTAAAGATGCGCAGGGTGTGCCAGCGTCAGTGATGGACAGGGGGAATTGggcagcagaggaggaagaggaggaggatgaagaagaggaagaggaggaggaagaagaagaagaagaggaggaggatgctgaTGGTTCACATGATCACCAAACCTCTCAACAATCAGCTGTGGTTGACAAGCAGTCTGGCCCGTCGCTAACCAGTGATTCAAAAAGCCATAATAGTTCCCGTGCGAATTTGAAATTTCCCTCTCTTGCACTACAAGAACAGGAGGTGGATCCCAATGGTGAACCTGAGGGAAACCCCCAAGAAGAATCCTATCCCTGTCACCACTGTGAGCGCCACTTCTCCAGCAGACAAGGACTGGAGCGTCACATCCACATTCATGGTGTCAGCGGCCAGCAAGCACAACTCTTTAAGTGCCGATACTGCAACAAGTCCTTTGGCTCACAAGTGGGAAGGCGGCGGCATGAGAGAAGGCATGAAAGTGCGTCGAAGAAAAGGCCCAACTCCCTGGCTGGATCCGTCAGTCTGCTCAGCCCGGTGGTGCAAACAGATTCAAGTCCTGACTGCACCAGCCCGACGAGTCACTACGTAGCCATTGGGTCGCAGTTTACTCAgagctctgagctgcagagaaaggACTTGGATCGTCCTTCATTGTTGGATGAAAATGGTGAGTCAAAGGAGCTCCATCCTTGCAAGTACTGTAACAAAGCATTCGgcacacacaccaacatgcGCCGACACCAACGCAGAATACACGAGAGGCACTTGTTACCAAAGGGAGTTCGTAGGAAAGGCATGCTTTTACAAGAAGCATCGGCACAGCAACTCGGTGAGTCCCCCAGCACCAGCCCTCCCCCCGTCTACGTGCCCAGCGCGGACACAGAGGACGAAGCCGACAGGGATGATTATGCAGTTGACATATCcaaaaacatctcagaaaaTCTCAGCTTCTACATCGACGGCAAGATAGTGTCAACCAGTGCGGTGAGCAGCTGCGAGGTGATAGAAGTGGACACGAGATCAGCAGCTTTGTTTGGTCTGGACACGGTCATTATCACCCCAAATCAGATTAGTCAAGCACTGAAGGCAGAGGGGAGGACAAGTGCTGCAAGGCAAATCTCCACAAGTGAGCAGCCGGCAGCAAAAAGGAGAACATCAACGCCCCCGCTTGTTACCGGCCTTAAAGTTGAGGCGGACACAACGCCGTCgtcctcttcgtcctcctcgtcGAACCTGTTAGTGGGGGGATTGTTTCAGCAGACCACAGATTCAGCAACACTTCAGAGGGAGAAAACGGTTTATCTCTCGCCTAAGCTCAAACAGCTCCTTCAGACGCAGGACTTTCAGAAATCAACAATAGCCCTCTTAACGGAAAGCCACAGACTAGCCACGCCACTGACAGTCACATCACTACAAGGGTCCGCGGGgaagtttaaaagaagaacagGCTCTCCCCCCTCTTCTCCACAGCTCAGCCCTTCGTGTAAAACCGAAAGCTGTAAAGCCGAAGTCGTGAGCACACACGCCCTTAAGGTGCCAAAGCTGGAAAGCCACAGTGTGCCACCTCCCGAAAGCCTGTTGGATAAAGATGACGGAGACATCCTGAGTCCCTCTGGGAGTGCGACAAACAGCCAAGCATCCTCTGGTAATGGAGGAAACTCCTGTAACCAGCAGCCCTTGGATCTTTCAAACACTGTCAGTAGGAGGAGTGACAGTGTGAGCAAGGCGCACGGCGATTCAGCTCTGGATTTGAGTTTGCATCGAAAGCCTGCTGTCGAACCAGAATCGAAGGGAAATTCAGCACCACAGCctctaataaaaaagaaaaaacctaaCACCAGTATGCTTGAAAAGGTGCTAATGAATGAATATGCTGGTCTAACATTGTCAGGAGATGAAGGCCCCTCATCCTTGGCGAACCTGAGCGGGTTCCATTCTCCATCTCCGTCTCCAAATGTTGCATCAGAGTCTGCCCACCCCTCTCCCCCCTCTCTGACCCCTGTCACCATAAATCCCTCTTCACCAGGCACCTGCATTGTAACATCTCCTACGCCACCTCCCCCTGTTCTGCCTACCATCCCATCTCCGCCCACTCTGCCCAGCTCTCCTCTTTCTCAGCCGTCAGAATCACTGCCGCTCAGACCTCTTCCTGTTCTCTCTCCAAAAATGTCTCCGAAATCAGTTGATAACAAGCCACTGTCAGACCTAAATGAGAATTTCTCagctgaggaaaacaaagatgaggatgaggatcGTATTTCTGAGCCAGTGGATTCCACGAACACTCCACTTGAAAGTCTTCCTGATCAGTCAGTAACGCCGAGTCCACCCGGGCCCACAGCAGTAGATCCTCCTTCGAAAGAAGATGACGCTTCTCTGCCTGCAGCTTGCAGCAGTCCGTTCAATGGCAGCTTAAAGCAAGACACTGTTGCAGAAACCGAGACGtctttaaaaactgactttGCTGCTCTCCCATCCCAGCTAGAAATGCCATCCTCCTCAAGATCACCTCCTCCGGCATCACTTGAGTCATCTCCATCAATTGTTTCACAATTTCTCCCTGAGATTAAAATTAAAGAGGAGCCTCAGCACTGTGAAGACGAGTTGCCACTTGTAAATCATGCACCTCAGGCTGATGTTGACTCCTCTCCTCAGCTTGCTGCTCCTGAAAACCTGCCCGTTAAAACCTCCGAGGCTGAGGAATTCGACTCGACGTACTGCAAGACCTTTGTGTGCAACGTCTGCGAGAAGCCGTTCAACTCCATCAAGGAGCTCAGTGGGCACATCACGGAGCACGCTGCGGACTGGCCCTTTAAGTGTGAATTTTGTGTCCAGCTGTTCAGTGACGAGGCGGCTGTTCTGACCCACCGAACAACGCTCCACGGCGTGGGTCAAATCTTTGTGTGCTCCGTCTGTTCCAAAGAGTTCGCCTTCCTCTGTAACCTCCAGCAGCACCAAAAAGATCTGCATCCAAATGAGACGTGCACGCACACCACTGTCGAGTGCGGCAAGCTTAGGCCGCAAAATTACACCGACCCGTCCAGAGCCAAAGAGGAAAGCAGACCCTCGTCGCCAACGGCAGAAAAGACGGATGAAAGTGCTTCACAGGGCGAGTCTGAGGAAGCAAACGAGGAGACGGATGTGAATGGGAATCACGCAGAGGACCCCAACGAGGAGCTGTACACTACAATTAAGATCATGGCTTCAGAGGGAGGGAAGCCTAAAGGCCCCGACGTCCGCCTCGGCATTAATCAACACTACCCCAGTTTTAAACCACCCCCTTTCCCTTATCACAGCCGTTCCCATACAGGCTCCGTTGCCTCAGCTACGAATTTCACTACCCACAACATACCGCAGACCTTCAGCACTGCCATCCGCTGCACCAAGTGTGGCAACAGCTTCGACAACATGCCCGAGCTGCACAAGCACATACTGGCCTGTGCCAACGCCAGTGACAAAAAGCGTTACACTCCGAAGAAAAACCCCATCCCCCTCAAACAAATCGTGAAGAGTCCTAATGGCGTTGCCTCACCCACGGCGGCGACTGCGAGCCAGGGCGCTTTCCGGAGGATGGGCCAGCCGAAGAGACTCAACTTCGGTCAGGAGGCcggcaaaacaaaaatgagcgCCCTCAGTAAGAAGAAGAACCAGCTGGTCCAGAAAGCAATTTCACAGAGAAATAAAGCTGCCACTACTGCAAAAAAGGCGGCTGTCAAAGTTGTAGGAGAGCCGGCCTCTAACGTCTGTCCGCACTGCAGTCGGGAGTTTACCTACACCGCGAGTCTGACGAAACATATGGCGATCAGCTGCCCCATGAAACCTGTTGCTGCTAAAAGGGGTAAAAAAGGTCTAGCAGAGGTGAAAAGGGTAGATAAAGACACAAGTAGAAAGAAAGCCCCGGGTGATGATGTTCAAACAGAGCCGGAGGTTAAACCTCTGAAAAAGACAAGAGGTCGTAGTTCTGGTGCAGCAGACCCCGAATCCTCCCAGACGAGCAAAGGAAAAGCCTCTGCTGCAGTGGGTCGACTAAAGAGGCCCGCCTCGTTCCCAGCACCGGCTTCTGCGGGCAAAAGACCCAAGAAGGGCCAAGTTCAGTCTCTACCTCCCACCCCGTCAACCGCGGGCGCTCCCGGCGACGCAGCACAACGGCCGGCCATGAGAATGCAGCGCATGGGCAAAGAGCCGGCAGCCAAGAAACCAGCAGGGGTCAAACCACCGCAGCCGAAGAAAGAAGAGCGGCTGTCCCTCAGAAAGAGGGGGAGAGTGGGTGGTCCGGTCACCAGGAGCTTACAGATGGCCAACAGCGCTCCTCCTGCTGAGGCGAAGGCTGAGGAACAACCAGTGCAGGAGCCCAAAGACTCTCAG GATCTGCTGATGAAGTGA
- the prdm2b gene encoding PR domain zinc finger protein 2 isoform X1, which translates to MAVNGGAAERLDEIPAHVWKGLPDYLNLGLSAVNQSRVGVWATKVIPKGKRFGPFVGEKKKRSQVTSNVYMWEVYFPARGWMCIDATDPTKGNWLRYVNWARSSEEQNLFPLEINRAIYYKVLRPIRPGEELLVWYTVEDNPEITAALEEERASSLSRKNSHRAKRARRKLLEKARLAGLGGFEETSGTEPTVREMWEVGEGVKEENERPSDISQELKEVRPVESTARKDAQGVPASVMDRGNWAAEEEEEEDEEEEEEEEEEEEEEEDADGSHDHQTSQQSAVVDKQSGPSLTSDSKSHNSSRANLKFPSLALQEQEVDPNGEPEGNPQEESYPCHHCERHFSSRQGLERHIHIHGVSGQQAQLFKCRYCNKSFGSQVGRRRHERRHESASKKRPNSLAGSVSLLSPVVQTDSSPDCTSPTSHYVAIGSQFTQSSELQRKDLDRPSLLDENGESKELHPCKYCNKAFGTHTNMRRHQRRIHERHLLPKGVRRKGMLLQEASAQQLGESPSTSPPPVYVPSADTEDEADRDDYAVDISKNISENLSFYIDGKIVSTSAVSSCEVIEVDTRSAALFGLDTVIITPNQISQALKAEGRTSAARQISTSEQPAAKRRTSTPPLVTGLKVEADTTPSSSSSSSSNLLVGGLFQQTTDSATLQREKTVYLSPKLKQLLQTQDFQKSTIALLTESHRLATPLTVTSLQGSAGKFKRRTGSPPSSPQLSPSCKTESCKAEVVSTHALKVPKLESHSVPPPESLLDKDDGDILSPSGSATNSQASSGNGGNSCNQQPLDLSNTVSRRSDSVSKAHGDSALDLSLHRKPAVEPESKGNSAPQPLIKKKKPNTSMLEKVLMNEYAGLTLSGDEGPSSLANLSGFHSPSPSPNVASESAHPSPPSLTPVTINPSSPGTCIVTSPTPPPPVLPTIPSPPTLPSSPLSQPSESLPLRPLPVLSPKMSPKSVDNKPLSDLNENFSAEENKDEDEDRISEPVDSTNTPLESLPDQSVTPSPPGPTAVDPPSKEDDASLPAACSSPFNGSLKQDTVAETETSLKTDFAALPSQLEMPSSSRSPPPASLESSPSIVSQFLPEIKIKEEPQHCEDELPLVNHAPQADVDSSPQLAAPENLPVKTSEAEEFDSTYCKTFVCNVCEKPFNSIKELSGHITEHAADWPFKCEFCVQLFSDEAAVLTHRTTLHGVGQIFVCSVCSKEFAFLCNLQQHQKDLHPNETCTHTTVECGKLRPQNYTDPSRAKEESRPSSPTAEKTDESASQGESEEANEETDVNGNHAEDPNEELYTTIKIMASEGGKPKGPDVRLGINQHYPSFKPPPFPYHSRSHTGSVASATNFTTHNIPQTFSTAIRCTKCGNSFDNMPELHKHILACANASDKKRYTPKKNPIPLKQIVKSPNGVASPTAATASQGAFRRMGQPKRLNFGQEAGKTKMSALSKKKNQLVQKAISQRNKAATTAKKAAVKVVGEPASNVCPHCSREFTYTASLTKHMAISCPMKPVAAKRGKKGLAEVKRVDKDTSRKKAPGDDVQTEPEVKPLKKTRGRSSGAADPESSQTSKGKASAAVGRLKRPASFPAPASAGKRPKKGQVQSLPPTPSTAGAPGDAAQRPAMRMQRMGKEPAAKKPAGVKPPQPKKEERLSLRKRGRVGGPVTRSLQMANSAPPAEAKAEEQPVQEPKDSQDLLMK; encoded by the exons ATGGCCGTTAATGGAGGCGCAGCGGAGCGTCTGGATGAAATTCCGGCTCATGTGTGGAAAGGTTTGCCGGATTATCTGAATCTTGGGCTGTCGGCTGTAAATCAGAGCCGTGTTG gtgtCTGGGCCACAAAGGTCATCCCGAAGGGGAAGCGTTTTGGCCCGTTTGttggagagaagaagaagaggtcCCAGGTGACCAGTAATGTTTACATGTGGGAG GTTTATTTCCCAGCACGGGGGTGGATGTGCATTGATGCCACGGACCCCACCAAGGGGAACTGGCTCAGATATGTGAACTGGGCCCGTTCCAGTGAGGAGCAGAACCTTTTCCCGCTGGAGATCAACAGAGCCATTTACTACAAAGTTCTGAGG CCAATCAGGCCgggagaggagctgctggtgtGGTACACGGTGGAAGACAACCCCGAGATAACAGCTGCGCTGGAGGAAGAAAGAGCCAGCAGCCTGAGCAGGAAAAACTCACACAGGGCGAAGCGAG CCAGAAGAAAGCTGCTGGAGAAAGCCAGACTGGCTGGTTTGGGTGGATTCGAGGAAACAAGTGGAACTGAACCTACTGTCAGGGAGATGTGGGAAGTGGGAGAAG GTGTGAAGGAGGAGAATGAGAGGCCGTCAGACATCTCACAGGAACTCAAGGAAGTCCGTCCCGTGGAAAGCACAGCCCGTAAAGATGCGCAGGGTGTGCCAGCGTCAGTGATGGACAGGGGGAATTGggcagcagaggaggaagaggaggaggatgaagaagaggaagaggaggaggaagaagaagaagaagaggaggaggatgctgaTGGTTCACATGATCACCAAACCTCTCAACAATCAGCTGTGGTTGACAAGCAGTCTGGCCCGTCGCTAACCAGTGATTCAAAAAGCCATAATAGTTCCCGTGCGAATTTGAAATTTCCCTCTCTTGCACTACAAGAACAGGAGGTGGATCCCAATGGTGAACCTGAGGGAAACCCCCAAGAAGAATCCTATCCCTGTCACCACTGTGAGCGCCACTTCTCCAGCAGACAAGGACTGGAGCGTCACATCCACATTCATGGTGTCAGCGGCCAGCAAGCACAACTCTTTAAGTGCCGATACTGCAACAAGTCCTTTGGCTCACAAGTGGGAAGGCGGCGGCATGAGAGAAGGCATGAAAGTGCGTCGAAGAAAAGGCCCAACTCCCTGGCTGGATCCGTCAGTCTGCTCAGCCCGGTGGTGCAAACAGATTCAAGTCCTGACTGCACCAGCCCGACGAGTCACTACGTAGCCATTGGGTCGCAGTTTACTCAgagctctgagctgcagagaaaggACTTGGATCGTCCTTCATTGTTGGATGAAAATGGTGAGTCAAAGGAGCTCCATCCTTGCAAGTACTGTAACAAAGCATTCGgcacacacaccaacatgcGCCGACACCAACGCAGAATACACGAGAGGCACTTGTTACCAAAGGGAGTTCGTAGGAAAGGCATGCTTTTACAAGAAGCATCGGCACAGCAACTCGGTGAGTCCCCCAGCACCAGCCCTCCCCCCGTCTACGTGCCCAGCGCGGACACAGAGGACGAAGCCGACAGGGATGATTATGCAGTTGACATATCcaaaaacatctcagaaaaTCTCAGCTTCTACATCGACGGCAAGATAGTGTCAACCAGTGCGGTGAGCAGCTGCGAGGTGATAGAAGTGGACACGAGATCAGCAGCTTTGTTTGGTCTGGACACGGTCATTATCACCCCAAATCAGATTAGTCAAGCACTGAAGGCAGAGGGGAGGACAAGTGCTGCAAGGCAAATCTCCACAAGTGAGCAGCCGGCAGCAAAAAGGAGAACATCAACGCCCCCGCTTGTTACCGGCCTTAAAGTTGAGGCGGACACAACGCCGTCgtcctcttcgtcctcctcgtcGAACCTGTTAGTGGGGGGATTGTTTCAGCAGACCACAGATTCAGCAACACTTCAGAGGGAGAAAACGGTTTATCTCTCGCCTAAGCTCAAACAGCTCCTTCAGACGCAGGACTTTCAGAAATCAACAATAGCCCTCTTAACGGAAAGCCACAGACTAGCCACGCCACTGACAGTCACATCACTACAAGGGTCCGCGGGgaagtttaaaagaagaacagGCTCTCCCCCCTCTTCTCCACAGCTCAGCCCTTCGTGTAAAACCGAAAGCTGTAAAGCCGAAGTCGTGAGCACACACGCCCTTAAGGTGCCAAAGCTGGAAAGCCACAGTGTGCCACCTCCCGAAAGCCTGTTGGATAAAGATGACGGAGACATCCTGAGTCCCTCTGGGAGTGCGACAAACAGCCAAGCATCCTCTGGTAATGGAGGAAACTCCTGTAACCAGCAGCCCTTGGATCTTTCAAACACTGTCAGTAGGAGGAGTGACAGTGTGAGCAAGGCGCACGGCGATTCAGCTCTGGATTTGAGTTTGCATCGAAAGCCTGCTGTCGAACCAGAATCGAAGGGAAATTCAGCACCACAGCctctaataaaaaagaaaaaacctaaCACCAGTATGCTTGAAAAGGTGCTAATGAATGAATATGCTGGTCTAACATTGTCAGGAGATGAAGGCCCCTCATCCTTGGCGAACCTGAGCGGGTTCCATTCTCCATCTCCGTCTCCAAATGTTGCATCAGAGTCTGCCCACCCCTCTCCCCCCTCTCTGACCCCTGTCACCATAAATCCCTCTTCACCAGGCACCTGCATTGTAACATCTCCTACGCCACCTCCCCCTGTTCTGCCTACCATCCCATCTCCGCCCACTCTGCCCAGCTCTCCTCTTTCTCAGCCGTCAGAATCACTGCCGCTCAGACCTCTTCCTGTTCTCTCTCCAAAAATGTCTCCGAAATCAGTTGATAACAAGCCACTGTCAGACCTAAATGAGAATTTCTCagctgaggaaaacaaagatgaggatgaggatcGTATTTCTGAGCCAGTGGATTCCACGAACACTCCACTTGAAAGTCTTCCTGATCAGTCAGTAACGCCGAGTCCACCCGGGCCCACAGCAGTAGATCCTCCTTCGAAAGAAGATGACGCTTCTCTGCCTGCAGCTTGCAGCAGTCCGTTCAATGGCAGCTTAAAGCAAGACACTGTTGCAGAAACCGAGACGtctttaaaaactgactttGCTGCTCTCCCATCCCAGCTAGAAATGCCATCCTCCTCAAGATCACCTCCTCCGGCATCACTTGAGTCATCTCCATCAATTGTTTCACAATTTCTCCCTGAGATTAAAATTAAAGAGGAGCCTCAGCACTGTGAAGACGAGTTGCCACTTGTAAATCATGCACCTCAGGCTGATGTTGACTCCTCTCCTCAGCTTGCTGCTCCTGAAAACCTGCCCGTTAAAACCTCCGAGGCTGAGGAATTCGACTCGACGTACTGCAAGACCTTTGTGTGCAACGTCTGCGAGAAGCCGTTCAACTCCATCAAGGAGCTCAGTGGGCACATCACGGAGCACGCTGCGGACTGGCCCTTTAAGTGTGAATTTTGTGTCCAGCTGTTCAGTGACGAGGCGGCTGTTCTGACCCACCGAACAACGCTCCACGGCGTGGGTCAAATCTTTGTGTGCTCCGTCTGTTCCAAAGAGTTCGCCTTCCTCTGTAACCTCCAGCAGCACCAAAAAGATCTGCATCCAAATGAGACGTGCACGCACACCACTGTCGAGTGCGGCAAGCTTAGGCCGCAAAATTACACCGACCCGTCCAGAGCCAAAGAGGAAAGCAGACCCTCGTCGCCAACGGCAGAAAAGACGGATGAAAGTGCTTCACAGGGCGAGTCTGAGGAAGCAAACGAGGAGACGGATGTGAATGGGAATCACGCAGAGGACCCCAACGAGGAGCTGTACACTACAATTAAGATCATGGCTTCAGAGGGAGGGAAGCCTAAAGGCCCCGACGTCCGCCTCGGCATTAATCAACACTACCCCAGTTTTAAACCACCCCCTTTCCCTTATCACAGCCGTTCCCATACAGGCTCCGTTGCCTCAGCTACGAATTTCACTACCCACAACATACCGCAGACCTTCAGCACTGCCATCCGCTGCACCAAGTGTGGCAACAGCTTCGACAACATGCCCGAGCTGCACAAGCACATACTGGCCTGTGCCAACGCCAGTGACAAAAAGCGTTACACTCCGAAGAAAAACCCCATCCCCCTCAAACAAATCGTGAAGAGTCCTAATGGCGTTGCCTCACCCACGGCGGCGACTGCGAGCCAGGGCGCTTTCCGGAGGATGGGCCAGCCGAAGAGACTCAACTTCGGTCAGGAGGCcggcaaaacaaaaatgagcgCCCTCAGTAAGAAGAAGAACCAGCTGGTCCAGAAAGCAATTTCACAGAGAAATAAAGCTGCCACTACTGCAAAAAAGGCGGCTGTCAAAGTTGTAGGAGAGCCGGCCTCTAACGTCTGTCCGCACTGCAGTCGGGAGTTTACCTACACCGCGAGTCTGACGAAACATATGGCGATCAGCTGCCCCATGAAACCTGTTGCTGCTAAAAGGGGTAAAAAAGGTCTAGCAGAGGTGAAAAGGGTAGATAAAGACACAAGTAGAAAGAAAGCCCCGGGTGATGATGTTCAAACAGAGCCGGAGGTTAAACCTCTGAAAAAGACAAGAGGTCGTAGTTCTGGTGCAGCAGACCCCGAATCCTCCCAGACGAGCAAAGGAAAAGCCTCTGCTGCAGTGGGTCGACTAAAGAGGCCCGCCTCGTTCCCAGCACCGGCTTCTGCGGGCAAAAGACCCAAGAAGGGCCAAGTTCAGTCTCTACCTCCCACCCCGTCAACCGCGGGCGCTCCCGGCGACGCAGCACAACGGCCGGCCATGAGAATGCAGCGCATGGGCAAAGAGCCGGCAGCCAAGAAACCAGCAGGGGTCAAACCACCGCAGCCGAAGAAAGAAGAGCGGCTGTCCCTCAGAAAGAGGGGGAGAGTGGGTGGTCCGGTCACCAGGAGCTTACAGATGGCCAACAGCGCTCCTCCTGCTGAGGCGAAGGCTGAGGAACAACCAGTGCAGGAGCCCAAAGACTCTCAG GATCTGCTGATGAAGTGA